One window of Candidatus Acidulodesulfobacterium ferriphilum genomic DNA carries:
- a CDS encoding DUF445 domain-containing protein, translating into MKYGNKAFANLFLLIAFFLFIGTFLINISSIWIYILQRASEAALIGGIADWFAVTALFKHPFNLRIPHTNIIENNKERLINTVSNMVNDTWLGKNFLGAEINKIDFYGIIIKIIEKDKYNKKIRFYSRKYLIKFLKYVKTDKFNKFVNGKIGEALDENLSERIVNGITLFVKGGDFDKTYGILAGYIKNYAAKYETKDITKKIIELSSLEIMNSIKISGKRLINDNFDNAIINLCDFANITIDKNESSLKKQIREVIEKYKDDSVIKKIFIFVARETNVLDVELLSNEIIAKIKNFINEIRNDPLNDIRLNIKDYALSILDNLDEEVKHQVLNNIETIIHKNSDNLRDYLLSYLDKASGKRFIKNRLLSFIKSDGNNIMSQFNEPIKNGLMTAGLNTVKAIIENNKSYILNKNLFKEKFDYGISLIRDEISEKSGEINSFFRRNTVYAMKLNHSIIGKLVKRYLESLDHKKLVGQIESKIGNDLQYIRINGALVGSIVGILIALIGLFLKSVR; encoded by the coding sequence ATGAAATACGGCAATAAAGCTTTTGCAAATCTTTTTCTTTTAATTGCGTTTTTTCTTTTTATCGGCACTTTTTTAATCAATATATCAAGTATCTGGATATATATACTTCAAAGGGCATCGGAGGCTGCGTTGATTGGCGGGATTGCGGACTGGTTTGCGGTTACCGCCCTTTTTAAGCATCCGTTTAATCTTCGCATTCCTCATACCAATATTATCGAAAACAACAAGGAAAGGCTTATAAATACGGTAAGCAATATGGTTAACGATACATGGCTCGGAAAAAATTTTCTTGGCGCGGAGATAAATAAAATAGATTTTTATGGCATTATTATAAAAATCATAGAAAAAGATAAATATAACAAAAAAATAAGATTTTATTCACGGAAATATCTTATTAAATTTTTAAAATATGTGAAAACCGATAAATTTAATAAATTTGTAAACGGCAAAATCGGTGAGGCTTTAGATGAAAATTTATCGGAAAGGATTGTGAACGGTATAACATTATTTGTGAAAGGCGGTGATTTCGATAAAACTTACGGCATATTAGCGGGTTATATTAAAAATTATGCAGCCAAATATGAAACGAAGGACATCACAAAAAAGATTATAGAATTGTCATCTTTGGAAATAATGAATTCGATAAAAATTTCAGGAAAAAGATTAATAAATGATAATTTTGATAACGCCATAATAAATTTGTGTGATTTTGCAAATATAACCATAGACAAAAACGAATCCTCTTTGAAAAAGCAGATAAGGGAAGTGATTGAAAAATATAAAGACGATTCGGTTATAAAAAAGATTTTTATATTTGTTGCACGGGAGACGAATGTTTTGGATGTGGAACTTTTATCGAATGAAATTATAGCAAAAATAAAGAATTTTATTAATGAAATAAGAAATGATCCCTTAAATGATATAAGATTGAATATAAAGGATTATGCCTTAAGTATTTTGGACAACCTGGATGAAGAGGTTAAGCATCAAGTATTAAATAATATTGAAACGATTATTCATAAAAATTCCGATAACTTAAGAGATTATCTCTTAAGTTATTTAGATAAGGCATCAGGAAAGAGATTTATTAAAAACCGGCTGTTAAGTTTTATAAAGTCCGATGGAAATAATATTATGAGCCAATTTAACGAACCAATCAAAAATGGGCTTATGACGGCAGGCTTGAACACAGTTAAGGCAATAATAGAAAATAATAAGTCATACATACTTAATAAAAATTTATTTAAAGAAAAATTTGATTACGGAATAAGCTTAATTCGGGATGAGATTTCAGAGAAAAGCGGCGAGATAAATAGTTTTTTTAGGAGAAATACCGTCTATGCAATGAAGCTTAACCATTCCATAATCGGAAAACTAGTAAAAAGGTATTTAGAAAGTTTGGACCATAAAAAATTGGTCGGTCAAATAGAATCCAAAATCGGAAATGATTTGCAATATATAAGGATAAACGGAGCATTAGTAGGTTCCATTGTGGGCATACTTATTGCGCTTATCGGCTTGTTTTTGAAAAGCGTCAGGTAA
- the sppA gene encoding signal peptide peptidase SppA, translating into MSIFKRNKVAVIRYSGAITSQSVSPYINIFKKIEKIKSIKGIIFIIDSPGGSAIHSELLYFAIKRLQEKGKKLYGYLEVSASGGYMIACALERLYAPSSAIIGSIGVISMKPVLKDILEKLGIGYEVIKKGKHKDMWLFTRKYSDEERASIDELQEDIYTRFIEIVSGGRKIPQEDILKLATGELFSSKKSLANKLIDEISDFDKALEDLCKEVNVDPSRTVYMSIKKPFFQRIIGGSILNAIEDIYYRAIY; encoded by the coding sequence ATGTCTATATTTAAACGGAATAAGGTGGCGGTAATCCGCTATTCAGGCGCTATTACATCGCAAAGCGTATCGCCTTATATTAATATTTTTAAAAAGATAGAAAAGATTAAATCCATAAAAGGAATAATATTTATAATAGACAGCCCCGGCGGCAGCGCCATACATTCGGAGCTTTTATATTTCGCAATTAAAAGGCTTCAAGAAAAGGGCAAAAAGCTTTACGGCTATCTTGAAGTTTCTGCTTCGGGCGGTTATATGATTGCCTGCGCTTTAGAAAGACTGTACGCCCCTTCCTCGGCTATTATAGGTTCCATCGGCGTTATAAGTATGAAGCCTGTGTTAAAAGATATACTGGAAAAGTTAGGTATTGGTTATGAAGTGATAAAAAAGGGAAAACACAAGGATATGTGGCTTTTTACAAGAAAATATTCGGACGAGGAAAGAGCGAGCATTGACGAACTTCAGGAGGATATTTATACGCGCTTCATTGAAATAGTGTCGGGCGGGAGAAAAATTCCTCAGGAGGATATTTTAAAACTTGCAACGGGTGAGCTATTTTCATCCAAAAAATCCCTTGCAAACAAATTAATCGATGAAATATCGGACTTCGATAAAGCCCTTGAAGACCTTTGTAAAGAGGTTAATGTCGATCCATCTAGAACCGTTTATATGAGCATAAAAAAACCGTTTTTTCAAAGAATAATAGGCGGCTCCATCCTTAATGCGATAGAAGATATATATTACAGGGCGATATATTAG
- a CDS encoding aconitate hydratase produces the protein MGLSLTDKILKAHLAKGELKPGEEIAIKIDRTLTQDATGTMAYLQFEAIGVPSVRTDLSVSFIDHNTLQTGFENADDHKFLQTVAAKYGIYYSKAGNGICHQVNLERFGVPGKTLLGSDSHTPTAGGVGMIAIGAGGLDVAVAMGGGAFYMTAPKVVLVKLSGKLSEWVSAKDVILELLKRLTVKGGVGKIFEYGGEGVKTLTVPERAVITNMGAELGATTSIFPSDEKTLEFLKAEGRIDDYAPLAADEGAAYDEVIEIDLSSLIPLTAKPHMPDQVAKVSELKDIKVDQVAIGSCTNSSYVDLMTVASVLKGKKVHPDVSLVISPGSKQVYEMIAKNGALADLIASGARILESTCGPCIGMGQAPRSGAVSLRTFNRNFEGRSGTKDAKIYLVSVQTAAASALTGYITDPRTMGKAPDIKMPEKFDIDDSMILPPSTNPDEVEVYRGPNIKPLPVQQKLPESLTGKVLLKVGDNITTDHIMPAGSKILPLRSNIPAISKYVFESVDAAFSERALKEKGGFVIGGENYGQGSSREHAALAPMYLGVKAVIAKSFARIHFANLINFGILPLIFENPSDYDKIGQGDELYAPNILKELGEHKPVTFINKTKNNEEYKFKYNLTGRQVKIIKEGGLLNETKNSN, from the coding sequence ATGGGACTTAGCTTAACGGACAAAATTTTAAAAGCGCATCTCGCAAAAGGCGAATTGAAGCCTGGAGAGGAGATAGCAATCAAAATCGACAGAACATTGACCCAGGATGCCACAGGCACTATGGCCTATCTCCAGTTTGAAGCGATTGGCGTTCCAAGCGTTAGAACCGATTTATCTGTAAGCTTTATCGATCATAATACCCTTCAAACAGGCTTTGAAAATGCGGATGACCATAAGTTTTTACAAACCGTTGCCGCAAAGTACGGTATATATTATTCGAAGGCAGGAAACGGGATTTGCCATCAGGTTAATCTTGAAAGATTCGGCGTTCCAGGAAAGACGCTTTTAGGCTCCGACAGCCATACCCCTACGGCAGGCGGCGTGGGCATGATTGCCATCGGCGCAGGCGGACTCGATGTTGCCGTTGCTATGGGCGGCGGGGCATTTTATATGACTGCTCCAAAGGTCGTTTTAGTAAAACTTTCGGGAAAACTTTCGGAGTGGGTTTCCGCTAAGGATGTGATTCTTGAGCTTTTAAAGAGATTGACGGTAAAGGGTGGCGTCGGAAAGATTTTTGAGTACGGCGGAGAGGGCGTTAAAACCTTAACCGTTCCTGAGAGAGCCGTTATCACGAATATGGGCGCGGAACTTGGGGCTACTACATCTATTTTTCCAAGCGATGAAAAAACCCTTGAATTCTTAAAAGCCGAGGGCAGGATTGACGATTATGCGCCGCTCGCCGCCGATGAAGGCGCTGCCTACGATGAAGTTATAGAAATAGATTTAAGCTCTTTGATTCCCTTGACTGCCAAACCGCATATGCCGGATCAGGTGGCCAAGGTTAGCGAGCTAAAAGACATAAAGGTTGACCAGGTTGCTATCGGAAGCTGCACCAATTCTTCTTATGTCGATTTAATGACTGTTGCAAGCGTATTAAAAGGAAAAAAGGTTCATCCCGATGTGAGCCTTGTAATATCCCCCGGTTCAAAGCAGGTTTATGAAATGATAGCCAAAAACGGGGCGCTGGCCGACCTTATAGCATCCGGCGCCAGAATACTTGAATCTACCTGCGGCCCCTGCATCGGCATGGGGCAGGCTCCAAGATCCGGGGCTGTTTCATTGAGGACATTTAATCGTAATTTTGAAGGGAGAAGCGGAACTAAAGATGCGAAAATTTACCTTGTTTCCGTTCAAACCGCCGCGGCTTCCGCATTAACGGGGTATATTACTGATCCAAGGACGATGGGCAAGGCTCCCGATATTAAAATGCCCGAAAAATTTGACATAGACGATTCTATGATATTGCCTCCATCGACAAATCCGGACGAGGTCGAGGTTTATCGGGGGCCAAATATTAAACCGCTTCCGGTTCAGCAGAAACTTCCCGAATCTTTAACGGGAAAGGTTCTTCTTAAAGTGGGGGATAATATTACGACCGACCATATAATGCCTGCCGGTTCTAAAATACTTCCGTTAAGGTCAAACATACCCGCAATATCGAAATATGTCTTTGAGTCTGTCGATGCCGCTTTCTCCGAAAGGGCTTTAAAAGAAAAAGGGGGTTTTGTAATAGGCGGGGAAAACTACGGTCAGGGTTCGAGCAGGGAACATGCCGCGCTTGCTCCGATGTATCTGGGGGTGAAGGCTGTTATTGCAAAATCGTTTGCAAGGATTCATTTTGCAAACCTTATTAATTTTGGAATTTTGCCTTTGATATTTGAAAATCCTTCGGATTATGATAAAATAGGACAGGGAGACGAGCTTTACGCGCCGAATATTCTAAAAGAGCTTGGCGAGCATAAACCTGTTACATTTATTAATAAGACGAAGAATAACGAAGAGTATAAATTTAAGTATAATTTAACAGGCAGACAGGTTAAAATTATTAAAGAGGGCGGATTGCTAAACGAGACGAAAAATTCAAATTAA
- a CDS encoding NAD(+)/NADH kinase: MFASEFNKNIKRVLISYKKDAEEAFKSANYVREFIKTKGIDAAVKPSMNITAADTENVGLVVVCGGDGTLLITFGKIFPLEVPIIGINFGKLGFLVEVSESLRDEALKKIFDGSLEFHPRMALDINVIRSGRSISKFVSLNEATIAREKSIHARIIDLSVHVNDVWLNDFRADGLIIATPAGSTAYSLSAGGPIVQPDVEAFILTPICPHTLTNRPVIINPCELKIKIAPQERNIFISADGRDGIKLCDNDEIIIKKHPSKVYLSASLSLNYWDILRSKLNW, translated from the coding sequence ATGTTTGCATCCGAATTCAATAAAAATATTAAAAGAGTTCTTATCTCCTATAAAAAAGACGCCGAAGAAGCCTTTAAATCTGCGAACTATGTTCGTGAATTTATAAAAACAAAGGGTATCGATGCGGCGGTGAAGCCAAGTATGAACATAACCGCCGCAGATACCGAAAATGTCGGGCTTGTTGTGGTTTGCGGCGGAGACGGAACCCTTTTGATTACCTTTGGAAAGATTTTTCCTTTAGAAGTTCCCATTATAGGAATAAATTTTGGAAAACTCGGGTTTCTTGTCGAGGTTTCGGAGTCTTTAAGGGATGAGGCGCTTAAAAAGATTTTCGACGGTTCTTTGGAATTTCACCCAAGAATGGCTTTAGACATTAATGTGATAAGGAGCGGCAGATCAATTTCCAAATTCGTTTCGTTAAATGAAGCGACTATCGCAAGGGAAAAAAGTATTCATGCAAGGATTATCGATTTAAGCGTTCATGTCAACGATGTATGGTTGAATGATTTTAGGGCGGACGGTCTCATTATTGCAACTCCAGCAGGTTCTACCGCTTATTCGTTATCAGCCGGGGGGCCTATTGTTCAGCCCGATGTCGAGGCGTTTATTCTCACGCCTATCTGCCCGCATACCCTTACAAATAGGCCTGTAATAATAAACCCGTGTGAATTAAAGATAAAAATTGCGCCGCAGGAGCGGAATATTTTTATATCGGCTGACGGAAGAGACGGTATAAAACTTTGCGATAATGATGAAATAATCATCAAAAAACATCCTTCCAAGGTCTATCTTTCCGCATCTTTAAGTCTTAATTATTGGGATATACTGAGATCGAAACTAAATTGGTAA
- the recN gene encoding DNA repair protein RecN: MIKKIYIKNFATIDFLEVDFCENLNVLSGETGAGKSIIIESLNFLFGKTKGEGVIRTGEKEGYVSAVFDALSGKVKANLAQIFEENGINFEEDEDIIVKRAISINGKSKYFINNEPVNKTAAERLEGSLVNIFGQNDKRFLISNDSQLAFLDEFAENIKLLSDIKGIYNDISRLESEKEKVKKKIGDISRIKTLNAYIIDDVEKLEIKSENDDIILQEELKRLENINSIKEYISASINLIDNEEYGILKNLTPLVSNLLKLADVDSNFKKTEEFKNAESAKILIEDILLFLEKYADFEFDEQRLSEIRLKIDRIISAENKYSVSGLKELIDLYNKAKIELESVANLEERVEELENNINGLKDRFLGAADVLHKRRADSASVLEKKIEAELSSLGIKPVFKIELNKLDFKEGFSETGLDECKFMFSANPGEDPKPLSMVASGGELSRLSLCMLKIVNVKRGSSSFIFDEIDSGIGGDVANFVGGALKNISNVNQVILVTHLAQVASFAGRHLFVYKEVINGKTYTKIRELSPEERVNEIARMLSGYAKSEAATAHAKEILKRRGFIV; the protein is encoded by the coding sequence ATGATAAAAAAGATATATATAAAAAATTTTGCTACGATAGATTTTTTAGAGGTTGATTTTTGCGAAAATTTAAATGTCTTAAGCGGTGAAACCGGCGCCGGCAAGAGCATTATAATAGAATCTCTCAATTTTTTATTTGGAAAAACAAAAGGAGAGGGCGTCATAAGGACAGGTGAAAAAGAAGGATATGTCAGCGCAGTATTCGATGCCCTTAGCGGGAAAGTTAAAGCCAATTTGGCGCAGATTTTTGAGGAAAATGGGATAAACTTTGAAGAGGACGAAGATATAATAGTAAAGAGAGCAATCTCTATAAACGGCAAGAGCAAATATTTTATAAATAATGAACCTGTAAATAAAACTGCCGCCGAAAGGTTAGAGGGGAGCCTTGTCAATATCTTCGGGCAAAACGATAAAAGGTTTTTAATATCAAATGACAGCCAGCTGGCTTTTTTGGACGAATTTGCCGAAAATATCAAGCTATTATCGGATATTAAAGGCATATATAACGATATTAGCAGACTTGAAAGCGAAAAGGAAAAAGTTAAGAAAAAAATAGGCGACATATCAAGGATTAAGACCCTTAATGCGTATATTATAGACGATGTGGAAAAACTTGAAATTAAATCGGAAAATGATGATATAATATTGCAGGAAGAGCTTAAAAGACTTGAAAACATCAATAGCATAAAAGAATATATCTCCGCATCGATAAATTTAATTGATAATGAAGAATACGGCATACTAAAAAATTTAACCCCGTTAGTATCAAATCTTTTAAAGCTGGCAGATGTCGATTCCAATTTTAAGAAAACGGAAGAATTTAAAAATGCCGAAAGCGCTAAAATTTTAATAGAAGATATACTTTTGTTTTTAGAAAAATATGCGGATTTTGAATTTGATGAACAGAGATTGAGCGAAATCAGATTGAAAATAGACAGAATAATAAGCGCGGAAAATAAGTACTCCGTTTCCGGCCTGAAGGAACTTATAGACTTATATAACAAAGCTAAAATCGAGTTAGAAAGCGTTGCAAATCTCGAAGAAAGGGTAGAGGAGCTTGAAAACAACATCAATGGTTTAAAGGACAGGTTTCTTGGCGCGGCAGATGTTTTGCATAAAAGAAGAGCAGATTCCGCTTCCGTTCTCGAAAAAAAAATAGAAGCGGAGCTTTCATCTTTAGGGATTAAACCTGTCTTTAAGATAGAATTAAATAAACTGGATTTTAAGGAAGGTTTTTCCGAGACGGGACTCGATGAATGTAAATTTATGTTTTCGGCTAACCCTGGTGAAGACCCGAAACCGCTTTCTATGGTCGCTTCGGGCGGGGAACTCTCCAGACTCAGCCTTTGTATGCTAAAGATTGTAAATGTAAAAAGGGGCTCATCTTCTTTTATATTTGACGAGATAGATTCCGGAATCGGGGGAGATGTCGCCAATTTTGTCGGAGGGGCGCTTAAAAACATATCTAATGTTAATCAGGTTATTCTTGTTACGCATCTTGCGCAGGTAGCCTCTTTCGCAGGGAGGCATCTTTTTGTTTACAAAGAAGTAATAAACGGAAAAACATATACTAAAATAAGAGAGCTTTCGCCTGAAGAAAGGGTTAATGAAATTGCAAGAATGCTTTCGGGCTATGCAAAAAGCGAAGCTGCAACCGCTCATGCGAAGGAAATATTAAAGAGGAGAGGTTTTATTGTATAA
- a CDS encoding N-acetyltransferase, which produces MVLRRALMCDVKALYNLFSEYSKAGEMLPRSMSDIYEHLRDFYIAEIEHFDEEDSSEIIGACALTIVWENLAEIRSLAVKKPYTRKLIGTELITKCIEEARFFKITRIFALTYKPQFFQKSGFKIIDKSELPHKIWSDCINCVKFPDCDETAVMLEFDKFNGVI; this is translated from the coding sequence ATAGTTCTGCGAAGGGCGCTAATGTGCGATGTCAAAGCTCTTTATAATCTTTTCTCGGAATATTCGAAAGCGGGAGAGATGCTCCCCCGTTCAATGAGCGATATATACGAACATTTAAGGGATTTCTATATTGCGGAAATAGAACATTTTGACGAAGAAGATTCGAGCGAAATCATCGGGGCCTGCGCCTTAACCATAGTATGGGAAAACCTTGCCGAAATAAGGTCGTTAGCCGTTAAAAAGCCTTACACAAGAAAGCTTATCGGGACAGAATTAATAACAAAATGTATCGAGGAAGCAAGATTTTTTAAGATAACGAGAATATTTGCCCTTACTTATAAACCGCAATTTTTTCAGAAATCAGGTTTTAAAATAATAGACAAATCGGAACTCCCGCATAAGATATGGAGCGATTGCATAAATTGCGTTAAATTTCCCGATTGCGACGAGACTGCCGTGATGCTCGAGTTTGATAAATTTAACGGTGTAATTTAA
- a CDS encoding rhodanese-like domain-containing protein, with the protein MSEEIEQITPEEALKKISEEHTGGKALIIDVREPHEFNGNLGHIENAKLIPLRLLPLKIKELEHSKDKEIIAVCHSGARSYSACTMLKRHGFNKVHNLKGGMLLWKKNGLKSHI; encoded by the coding sequence CTGTCCGAAGAAATAGAACAGATTACTCCCGAAGAGGCGCTTAAAAAAATATCGGAAGAGCATACAGGCGGGAAGGCTTTAATAATAGATGTCAGAGAACCGCATGAATTTAACGGTAATTTGGGACATATAGAAAATGCAAAACTGATACCCCTAAGACTTTTACCGTTAAAAATAAAAGAACTGGAACATTCCAAAGATAAAGAGATTATTGCTGTTTGCCATAGCGGCGCCAGAAGTTATTCGGCCTGCACGATGCTTAAAAGGCACGGCTTTAATAAAGTCCACAATTTAAAGGGCGGCATGCTTTTGTGGAAAAAAAACGGGTTAAAGTCCCATATCTAA
- a CDS encoding kinase/pyrophosphorylase, whose protein sequence is MNHKIDSKSGDFYVFVVSDSTGETAEKVARAAISQFSIPDVHLKRFLLVDSELKLREIITEASEKKALIIFTLVKDGLRNIMLQESNEKGITSIDIIGPVLNSISYILNLSPERKPGLIHRVNDEYFRRIDALEYAVKHDDGQRIDEINEADALVLGVSRTSKTPLCLFLAQRGFKAANIPIIDEQSISDVIYKIPRGKIFGLVSDAGRISNLRKERLKRMGLPFSTDYISKESIEKELAHSKDLYAKLNAFVIDITDKSIEEAAADIISHINNK, encoded by the coding sequence ATGAATCATAAAATAGATTCTAAAAGCGGGGATTTTTATGTTTTTGTGGTATCCGATTCTACGGGTGAAACCGCAGAAAAGGTCGCAAGGGCCGCAATTTCACAATTTTCTATTCCGGATGTCCACTTAAAAAGATTTCTATTAGTAGATTCGGAGTTAAAGCTAAGAGAAATTATTACCGAAGCTTCGGAAAAAAAGGCCCTGATTATTTTTACTTTAGTTAAAGACGGCCTTAGAAATATTATGCTTCAGGAGTCAAATGAAAAGGGTATTACAAGCATCGATATTATCGGTCCCGTGTTAAACTCCATTTCATATATCCTAAACCTCTCTCCTGAACGGAAACCGGGATTGATACACCGTGTAAACGACGAATATTTTAGAAGAATAGACGCGCTCGAGTATGCCGTAAAACATGATGACGGACAGAGAATAGACGAGATCAACGAAGCCGACGCGCTTGTTTTGGGGGTTTCTAGAACATCCAAGACTCCTCTTTGCTTATTTCTTGCCCAAAGAGGATTTAAGGCCGCCAATATTCCCATAATAGACGAACAGAGTATCAGCGATGTTATCTATAAAATTCCCAGAGGAAAGATATTCGGCTTAGTTTCGGATGCCGGCAGAATCTCTAATCTGAGAAAAGAAAGATTAAAAAGAATGGGGCTTCCCTTTTCGACGGATTATATCTCGAAAGAATCTATAGAAAAAGAACTGGCTCATTCAAAAGATTTATATGCCAAACTAAATGCTTTTGTTATAGATATTACCGATAAATCTATCGAGGAAGCCGCCGCCGATATCATCTCCCACATAAATAATAAATAA
- a CDS encoding TldD/PmbA family protein has protein sequence MNFDDVISLIDDYSRKKGIKYVVYLFNSKVLKMESENSSISNFINAEINGFNLRLLNNKRMSFSYCLGLEEQKIRDTFDNGLSLLSFMEENEYADLAPSLHESAAVQAPDFEEKLGIYSSKSDKIDMDKKKGCLIEMEETAYSYDKKIYKVDKPTYHESLTAKRICNSNGLNLSSRKTSYEVFLSVAARQGADTGSGFDFDFSHEFDKLQFKKVSMNAAKRGVDQLGARVISSGSYNILFDNFTASEFLGILKQSFYANNVYKKKSILRGKLGQKVFSSKLNIIDDGLLPGGWATDIFDYDGINMQRKPLCINGVINSFLYDIEYANRFNTKSTGNSAMQSHTLPPEVGSTNFFIENGETPLVDIILSMKEGMYINELMGLHMAKPYTGEFSLGASGFYIKNGKIEFPVKGIVVSGNLLHLFNSITGIANDIRFFGSTGSPSILFENVEVSGK, from the coding sequence ATGAATTTTGACGATGTAATTTCATTAATAGACGATTATTCTAGGAAAAAGGGTATAAAATACGTGGTTTATCTTTTCAATTCAAAGGTTTTAAAGATGGAGTCGGAAAATAGTTCGATATCAAATTTTATTAATGCCGAAATAAATGGATTTAATTTAAGATTATTGAATAATAAGAGGATGAGCTTTTCGTATTGTCTGGGGCTTGAAGAGCAAAAGATAAGGGATACTTTTGATAACGGACTATCCTTATTAAGCTTTATGGAAGAAAACGAGTATGCTGATTTAGCCCCTTCCTTACATGAATCAGCCGCCGTTCAGGCACCTGATTTTGAAGAAAAATTGGGAATTTATTCTTCAAAATCAGATAAAATAGATATGGATAAAAAAAAAGGATGCCTGATAGAGATGGAAGAAACTGCATATTCCTATGATAAAAAAATATACAAAGTTGATAAGCCAACCTATCACGAGTCATTAACTGCAAAAAGGATTTGCAATTCAAATGGTTTAAATTTATCATCCAGAAAAACCTCTTACGAAGTTTTCTTATCGGTTGCCGCAAGGCAAGGCGCCGACACCGGTTCGGGGTTTGATTTTGATTTTTCCCACGAATTCGATAAACTGCAATTTAAAAAGGTTTCCATGAATGCCGCAAAGAGGGGCGTAGACCAGCTTGGGGCGAGGGTTATAAGCAGCGGAAGCTATAATATACTATTCGATAATTTTACGGCATCAGAGTTTTTGGGGATATTAAAACAGTCCTTCTATGCCAATAATGTTTATAAGAAAAAGTCTATTTTGAGGGGGAAGCTAGGCCAAAAGGTTTTTTCGAGCAAACTTAATATTATCGACGACGGGCTTTTGCCTGGCGGGTGGGCGACGGACATATTTGACTACGACGGGATAAATATGCAAAGAAAACCTCTTTGTATTAACGGCGTTATAAATTCTTTTCTTTACGACATAGAATATGCAAATAGATTTAATACGAAATCTACGGGAAATTCCGCTATGCAGTCGCATACGCTTCCGCCCGAGGTTGGTTCAACCAATTTTTTTATAGAAAACGGGGAAACTCCGCTCGTCGATATTATTTTGTCGATGAAAGAGGGCATGTACATAAATGAACTTATGGGGCTTCATATGGCCAAACCTTATACGGGTGAATTTTCACTCGGGGCATCCGGTTTTTATATAAAAAACGGTAAAATTGAATTTCCGGTTAAAGGGATTGTCGTAAGCGGCAATTTGCTGCATCTCTTTAATAGCATAACAGGCATTGCAAACGATATTCGATTTTTCGGTTCTACGGGTTCGCCCTCAATTTTATTTGAAAATGTTGAGGTTTCCGGCAAATAA